In Acidobacteriota bacterium, a single genomic region encodes these proteins:
- a CDS encoding radical SAM protein, with product RHAKGLGMLVTVFTNGTRLSRRVVRLFRELPPRLVEVSLYGATAATVERITGSATAWARARRGVERLRAASVRLALKTILMRENAAELGALEAYARELGVPFRLDAAINPRLDGGRKPLTHRVDPVNAVELELADPVRRRQWAEFLDKNATLPEEQRLYICGAGITAFYVDADGTLRPCLMVARPAGDLHRAEFNQIWRDLIPRLHDKMAGNSFPCSRCEARLVCGSCPAFFELETGAETTPADYVCRLGRLRAERLHQYQTRRGD from the coding sequence ACCGTCACGCCAAGGGACTGGGGATGCTGGTCACCGTGTTCACCAACGGCACCCGGCTGTCCCGGCGGGTGGTGCGGCTGTTTCGGGAGCTGCCGCCGCGGCTCGTGGAGGTGTCGCTCTACGGCGCCACTGCCGCCACCGTCGAGCGGATCACCGGCTCGGCCACCGCTTGGGCGCGCGCCCGCCGCGGCGTGGAGCGCCTGCGTGCCGCCAGTGTGAGGCTGGCCCTCAAAACCATCCTGATGCGCGAAAATGCGGCGGAGCTGGGCGCACTGGAGGCCTACGCCCGGGAGTTGGGGGTGCCGTTCCGCCTGGACGCGGCCATCAATCCCCGCCTCGACGGCGGCCGCAAACCACTGACCCACCGCGTGGATCCGGTGAACGCCGTGGAGCTGGAGCTGGCCGATCCGGTGCGGCGCCGCCAGTGGGCGGAGTTTCTGGACAAGAACGCAACGTTGCCCGAGGAGCAGCGCCTCTACATATGCGGCGCCGGGATCACGGCGTTTTACGTGGACGCCGACGGCACCCTGCGGCCCTGCCTCATGGTGGCCCGGCCGGCGGGGGACCTGCACCGCGCGGAGTTCAATCAAATTTGGCGTGATCTCATCCCTCGGCTGCATGATAAGATGGCCGGGAACAGTTTCCCGTGCAGCCGCTGCGAGGCGCGCCTGGTGTGCGGAAGCTGCCCGGCGTTTTTCGAGCTGGAGACTGGCGCCGAGACCACACCCGCTGACTATGTGTGCCGGTTGGGCCGGCTGCGCGCCGAGCGACTGCATCAATAC